From Glycine soja cultivar W05 chromosome 4, ASM419377v2, whole genome shotgun sequence, the proteins below share one genomic window:
- the LOC114409344 gene encoding GPI-anchored protein LLG1-like, which yields MVFSFNQRFWVSSSLLLLAVLSVSSLTPTFLSDTVFDSQPAHTGRNLLQAKKGCSVNFEFLNYTVITSKCKGPRYPPKECCGAFKEFACPYADVLNDLTNECASTMFSYINLYGKYPPGLFASECREGKFGLACPAVPPSAVSADDTANQAVHCPSLLLMLIACFLILLF from the exons ATGGTGTTTTCTTTCAACCAACGCTTCTGGGTTTCTTCTTCGCTTCTCCTCCTCGCGGTCCTCTCTGTTTCTTCTCTCACTCCCACTTTCCTTTCTG ACACCGTTTTCGATTCTCAACCAGCGCATACCGGTCGGAACCTTCTTCAGGCTAAAAAGg GTTGTTCTGTGAATTTCGAGTTTTTAAACTACACAGTAATCACAAGCAAATGCAAAGGACCCCGGTACCCTCCCAAAGAATGTTGTGGGGCTTTTAAAGAATTTGCTTGCCCTTATGCCGATGTATTAAATGATTTAACGAATGAGTGTGCATCAACCATGTTTAGTTACATTAATCTCTATGGAAAATACCCCCCTGGCCTCTTTGCTAGTGAGTGTCGTGAAGGAAAGTTTGGTCTTGCTTGTCCTGCAGTGCCACCATCAGCAGTATCAGCAGATGACACTGCAAATCAAGCTGTACACTGTCCGTCTCTATTGTTGATGCTCATAGCCTGCTTCTTAATCTTGTTATTCTGA